A region of Chitinophaga horti DNA encodes the following proteins:
- a CDS encoding FecR family protein: MEQPGFYINLFNRLLEGNCTASDTEKLVSWLGSEHPDPLAAELILRQYEQSSADVDPAVRQLLDDMLPAILDAPPAKVVAIRKRRYWPAVAAAVVALGIVGAGLFWQQRTSKPTVQTEDQLVIGPDVMPGSNKALLTLADGRQVPLDSTGSGAWQQGGAAVNQQGGELVYDNNAGEVVYNTLTTPRGGQFRVVLPDGSKVWLNASSSLRFPVAFSGKERVVEVEGQAYFEVTASAEHPFIVNTPAGPVTALGTSFDIMAYKDEPTVNTTLVTGNVQVKGSGVINMRPGSQVQVKPATGAMNLRTTVNVNNITAWKNGYFIFDNDPIQSVMRQIQRWYDVEVRYEGTMAEGHINGEFPRDYTLSEVLNILITSGVNCRLENGTLIVK; the protein is encoded by the coding sequence ATGGAACAACCTGGATTCTATATAAACCTGTTCAACAGGCTGCTGGAAGGCAATTGTACTGCGTCGGATACGGAGAAGCTGGTAAGTTGGCTGGGAAGCGAACATCCCGACCCGCTGGCTGCAGAACTTATCCTGCGTCAGTATGAACAATCGTCCGCAGACGTAGATCCGGCTGTAAGGCAGTTACTGGATGATATGCTGCCTGCTATCCTGGACGCACCACCCGCCAAAGTTGTTGCTATTCGTAAACGCCGTTACTGGCCAGCTGTTGCAGCTGCCGTTGTAGCGCTCGGAATCGTTGGCGCAGGTTTATTCTGGCAGCAGCGTACCAGCAAACCAACGGTGCAAACTGAAGATCAGCTGGTGATTGGTCCGGATGTGATGCCCGGCAGCAACAAAGCTTTGCTCACACTGGCCGACGGCCGACAGGTACCCTTAGACAGTACCGGCTCCGGCGCCTGGCAGCAGGGTGGGGCAGCGGTGAACCAGCAGGGGGGAGAACTGGTGTACGATAACAACGCCGGCGAAGTGGTGTACAATACACTTACAACGCCCCGTGGCGGACAGTTTCGCGTGGTACTGCCGGATGGCAGTAAGGTATGGCTCAATGCCTCGTCGTCACTGCGTTTCCCCGTGGCCTTCTCCGGAAAGGAGCGTGTAGTGGAGGTGGAAGGCCAGGCTTATTTTGAAGTAACGGCCAGCGCCGAACATCCCTTCATCGTAAATACGCCTGCAGGGCCGGTAACCGCTTTGGGTACGAGCTTCGATATCATGGCTTATAAAGATGAGCCGACAGTAAATACCACCCTGGTCACGGGAAATGTGCAGGTAAAAGGCAGTGGGGTAATCAATATGCGCCCGGGGTCGCAGGTGCAGGTGAAACCTGCTACGGGCGCGATGAATCTGAGAACAACAGTGAACGTTAATAATATAACAGCCTGGAAGAACGGCTACTTTATTTTCGATAACGATCCCATTCAATCGGTGATGCGCCAGATACAACGCTGGTACGATGTGGAGGTACGTTACGAGGGAACTATGGCAGAAGGACATATTAATGGTGAATTTCCAAGAGACTACACCTTGTCGGAAGTACTGAATATACTTATTACCAGCGGCGTGAATTGCAGGCTGGAAAATGGAACGTTAATAGTTAAATAG